The Halomonas sp. KG2 genome segment TGTCCAAGCCATCGTAAAACCAGGATTGACGTGAGCGTATCCACTCCCAGAACTCTTTTGTGTGGGTTCGTGCATGCTCGGTAGGCTGAAGAATATAGACTAGATGAAGCATGAATCTCTCCTATTATCAGATGATTCCATCGTTGAACCATTCCGAGGCCAGGTGTTTGCGAAACCTGTTCTGGTGGCTATCAACGACTGCGAAGTTGTGCTTCTTCACAAGGTCGTCCGCTAATTTTTCTTTTCTAAGAATTGCGACGGTGGCGAGTGGCTCGATGCATCCTCCACGTTTTGCTTTCGCATCCAAGGCTGAAACTGAGAGGTGGGATGTCTTTAAGCCATGCTTGGGCGCATACCTTAAAGGTGCGTAGTAGCTGAGAACGAAGTAACGGAAGTCGTCCTTCTCCTCTGTGTAGTCGGAACCGAAATATCGGGCGTGAAGCGAGTTTCCGAAACGATAAAATATGGTGGCAGCATTTATCTTCCCCTTGTTTCGGGAAAGGGCGACGATCGAGTGATCAATGACGTTGGACTGGTGCTGACTCATGAAAACCTTGCGCATCCATGATGCTCCAGTGGTCGCACCGTGTTTGGATCGATTCATGGCAACAAGATTGACCAGTATTTCCTCTAGTACTGGCGTAATAGGTGACCACTCTATTTGATTGCCCTGATTGTGGAAGGCATTTATTTCGGCTCGTGTGCGTGTTCGATAGTGTTTCTTCCAGGACGAGATGGTGTCGTCTAAGCCTCCTGGTGAGATGTGCTGGGAAGCTTCGGCATCATGAAGCAGCACTTGTGCATCAGGGTGGTGCGAGGCTACATACAGGGCTCTTTTCAACGGCATATAGGGCAGTAGAACGCCAGCCAGCCCATCATGATTGGCTTTGTTTTGGAGCTCATGAAGCAGCAGTGCCAGCGCTTCTTGATGACGAGCTCCATGTCCGCAAATCAGCTCATTATGCGTGGAGCGATATGCCCCCACCCACAGAAATTTTTCCTTCCATGGCCCTGGCAACTCTGTAAACCAGTGTGAGGGGGCGAACAGAGGGTCGTCAGGCTGTCCTTCCCATATTGGGCAGCCTGCCAAAAGCCCCCCAGGGCCGAAAGCCGCCAACACAGAGCGTGGTCGACTGAAGTATTCGAGAGACTGTAACCATCTGTAGCTATTAAAAAAATTGCTGTCTTCGACCAGTGAGTCCCACTCGTGATGGTCAAGAGAACTGATCGAATTGAACCAGCGGACCCAAACGGCTCCGAAGGGAGGCAGGGAGGTGGTGGTGGACACGGGAGGTGTCAGCACGTTCACACTCCTTTGTGTCCTGAGAGAATGATTGAGTGTGGGCATGTTTGATAAGCCTCCCAGAAACTACTCTTGTGAACCTCGTTGCCCTCATCGGTTACATGAAAGTTTTGCCATTCAATATTTTTTACCCCGGCGTGTTCCAAGGCGTTAGTTAATGCCTCACTCGACCAGTAGTAAGCAGTTACAAAGTCATCATAGGGGGGCTGACACAAGTGAAGTTTCAGCGGCGTTTCGTCAGTTCTAGGAGTGGTAGTGCTACTAATAAGGTCGAAACCGTAGGGGCGATAGTAAGATGTTTGTAGCGCGTAGTTCGGGTGAAGAGGAAGTGTTACGAGACGACCGCCTGGTATTATGGGGCGCACCATATCACCGCACAATTCCATAAGGCCCGCTAGGTTTTTCGCGTAGGGTAAAGTATATACAGAAAGAACGATATCAAAGTGTTTCTCTGGGATACTGTCTTTATTATCAATATATGAGATGCCATGTTGCTCTTTCTCTTCGCGACGACGCGCGTAACTTATCATCCCCGAAGATATATCGTAGCCGACAACTTCCTTGGCGCCATGTTTTTTTAACAGCCGGGTATAGAAGCCACTTCCACAGCCGAAATCAAGAATAGAAAGCCCGCTAATATCTCCTAGAGCTTCAATAGTGGAGGGTATCTCGCAGTACTTTCGAAATGGCCATTCGGCCATTTTTTCATATAAGGCGGCAAGCTCGTCAAATTGTTGTGACATTTATCTACTCCCTACGCATGGACACCTGAAGGTTCACTTTATTTAACATAGCAACAACCTTAAAATTTGATGTTTTTTTTCTTTGCGTAATGTAACTTTTTAATTCCCTTGTCTAATAATACTGAAGTACGATTCTTATCTTACTGATAGTTGCTAGGATCAACCGCGACGTCGACTCGTAGTGGCACTTATCAGTTTAGGTTTTAATTCGTACTATGAAGGGGTTAGCTTGGCTAGAGAAAACCGTAGGGGGTCCTTGCGCTGTTCTCTGGCTAGGCTAGAAAAAGCCGATGTTGGTTAGCAGTGCAGTGTTATGAGTCAACTAATATCGAGTGTATAGACAAGATCGAGTGTGCAGAGAGGAAATAGAATTAAAAACTAATTATTCTGGAAAGGTGCGCAAAATTTACCATAAACTGTATCGCTGATGGTCGATAAGAACTGGCTTGGGAGGCAGTGTCGCGCGTTGTTTAGCTTAGAGAAAACATGTGAAGTGCAGAGTCTAACGGAACATGGGACTAGGGCGTATGGGCAGTAGTCATGAAGAATGGAGACATATTTTGTGAGTTTTGAACTATTAATCGTTGCTGGCTCATTGAGCTTTTTAGCAGCGGCGCTGCATGTCGGTGTCGTGATTGGAGGCCCAGACTGGTATCGTTTTTTCGGTGCAGGGGAAGCAATGGCACTAATGGCTGAGAAGCGCTCTTTGCGGCCAACAGTCATAACACTTGGGATTGCCTCAGTTTTAATTATTTGGGGCTGTTATGCGTGGTCTGGTGCGGGACTGTTACCTAGCATGCCTTTTTTAAAATTAGCCTTGTGCGCAATAACAACCATTTACTTACTTCGAGGCTTAGGCGGCTTAATTGCTCCATTTGTCACTGATCACCCTCAGATAAAGCAAAACAGCACCGCTTTTTGGCTATGGAGCTCGGCTATTTGCTTAGTTGTTGGTTCAATTCACTTAGTTGGCGTGGTTTTGAAATGGTCAATCTTGTAAAAATACATAACCAGCGGATGCATCGGGTATTAGAAAAAAGAAAGAAGTATTTTAAGGCTACATGTGTCGTAGGTTGTTTCTTATTCGGGCTTACAAGCTGTGGCAAATGAAAACGATGCTGTCTCATCACTCAAAAGAGCGGATGGCAGCATCATTGACTATTACCTAGAAGTTGCATCCGATAACCTTTCATCAGATACGCTTCTAGTATCTTTCCAAGGGTCTGACTGTAATAGTGTCAAGCATAACAACCTTATCAGAGAGTTGTCTCACGCTGCTTGGCCGTCGGCGGATTTTCAGTAACCATGGATACGCATGGTGGCGAAGCATGCTTTCGATTGATCAAGAATCTGTTTTGAGCCGTGTAGAGATACCCGCCTTAATTGTGCAGGGCGGGAGCGATAAGTCTGTTTCACCTGAGGCAGTCGCTGAGTTAATCGAAAACCTTCACGACTTAGGTAAATTCAATATCGAGCTGATGGCCTACCCCGAGATGGATCATGGTTTATCTGACTCAGATGGCCGACCCATGACTCAAGACGTCGCTGAGTCCATACGTGGATGGCTGATCAATACATCTGACCGCTGGCGCGACTGATGATTCGTAGGCAATGCATAAAATTGGAAATCACAAATGTGCATCAATAGCTGGAGCCAAAAAATACATCAATAGTGAGGCACCGAAGGATTGGCTAAGAAAAATTCCTTGGCTGATAGAGCGGTGATCTGAGTTAATCGCAGAGAGCCGCTTTGCTGTAGTTTGATACCAAACTAGGCCCACGCTGGAATAATTGCTGTTATCTACTTATGGAGATACCGTTTGAACATTACAGATTTACCTTTTGGGGTCACAGATTGGTCTGAAGTTAAGCAGACGGAGCATTCCGGAGAAAGTGGCGTTGCTTATTGGAAGACCCGAAATTTTGGGGATATCCGGGTGCGAATGGTTGAATATAGTCCTGGTTATTTGGCGGATCATTGGTGTGCTAAAGGCCACATATTGCTCTGCCTTGAAGGTGAACTTCATACTGAGCTCGACGATGGACGCTGCTTTGTTCTCACGCCTGGTTCTAGCTACCAAGTTGCCGATAATGCCGAACTTCATCGCTCTTCGACAAAGCAAGGAGCTAAATTGTTTGTCGTTGATTAGTAGCATAGGCCTGAGGAAGCACGGCGATGGTGGCTTAATTGTCGTGCACCTTTAAGGAGATTTGCCAGGATGAGTTCGGGGTGCTAAGTCACAGAGTCTCCTGGGTCGCTAACGTATCCTGACTTGAATCGCCCATACGACACCAAACCATTAAGTTCATATTGGTTTGGTGTTTATTGCCGATTACCGTGGTTGCCTGCCATCGTAAACCTTCTGCGCGGCTCAGGTGAATGTCCAGGCCAATACTCTCGTAATCTTGTTTCCCTGCTTCATCTCTATTTCTCGTATATCAACGGCACCGAGCTTACCAATCAACTTCTTGGCAGGCTTAACATTGTCCGTTTTTGATACCAGGCTAGTAAACCAGCGGCATTGAGTTGAATACACCTTGCTTTCTCTGATGAGCTTTTTAAGAAACAGCTGTTCGCCCCCCTTACACCAAAGCTCTGCTCCCAATCCGCCAAAATTCAGAGTGGGTGATTGGTTTTTTACTTTTTGCTCACCGCGACTACGAGCGAGGTTATTGAGTTTAAGCCGACTACCTTTAAGAGCTTCATCAAGCGAGGCATGGAAAGGTGGGTTGCATACGCTGACGTCAAAGAATTCCCCAGCTTGAATGATCCCCTCAAAAATGTGGTTTTTATCGTGCTGCGTGCGCAGCGTGAAGCGTTCTTTGAGTGTGGGGTTGTTGGCGATAATCGTGGCTACGTTCTCAAGCGACTGAGGATTAATGTCGCTACCGACACACTGCCAGCCGTAAATTTGGCAGGCCAGTATTGGGTAGATTCCATTTGCTCCCGTGCCGATATCGAGCAGCTTAATACTGCGCTGTTCTAGCCCAGGCCCAATTTCCAGCAAGTCAGCCATGTAATGGATATAGTCAGCTCTGCCTGGGATTGGCGGGCAAAGCGCGCCCTCTGGAATACCCCAATCGACAATGTTGTAGTACCGGTTTAATAACGCAGCGTTGAGCGTTTTTACTGCCAATGGATCTGCGAAATCGATGGAAAGGTCGCCATGTGTGTTTGGTTTTACATGGGAGGCTAATGCTGGGTGGCTTGTTACGAGAGCCGGGAAGTCATAGCCTTGGTTATGTTGATTTCTCGGGTGCAGGCCTTTGCGAACAGGTCTAGCTTGGCTTTTTTCACTTCGATGGGGGATGTTCACAGTAATACGCCCGAGGCTTAGAGTTCGATAGTAGGATGGGTCTGGCTTAGCCAGTGATTATAATCTTAATGGCTGTGACGTGCATGCTCGGCAGTTCGAGGGTAGCGACTATCCGCTAGTTTTCCCCGTACCACTTCATATAGTTCTTTACTAACTGGAAGACTCAATGAACCCTGTTGTTCAAGAAGAAATATCCGGCTGTGGGATTGCAGGGTAATCCCCCCGAAAAACCAGGGTGTTCAAAAGTAGAATTTTCCGTAAGCTAAACGCAGGGAGATTCTGCATGAAAAAATCACGTTTTTCTGACAGCCAAATACTGTCAATTCTCAAGCAAGCCGAAGGCGGCGCTCCGGTTCCAGAGCTGTGTCGTGAGCATGGCATGAGCAGTGCGACTTTCTACAAGTGGCGAGCTAAATTCGGCGGCATGGATGCGTCCATGATGGCCCGGTTGAAAGAGCTAGAGGATGAAAACCGACGGCTCAAGAAGATGTACGCTGAGGAACGATTGAAAGCGGACATCCTCAAGGAAGCCATCGAAAAAAAGTGGTGAAGCCGTCTCGACGCCGTGAGATGGCGCAGAAAGCCGTCAATGAGAAGCGCATCAGCATTCGACTGGCTTGCTGGATGTTCAGCATCAGCGAGACCTGCTATCGCTACCGGGCCAAGCTCAGCAGCGAGAATACCGAGATCGCCGACTGGCTAATCCGGTTGACCCATAACCAGCGCAATTGGGGCTTCGGCCTGTGCTTTTTGCACCTGAGAAACGTCAAAGGGTTTGGCTGGAATCACAAACGGGTTTACCGAATTTATCGGGAGCTGGAACTGAACCTGCGGATAAAACCCAAGAAACGCCTGGTTCGTGAAAAGCCGGAGCCATTGGCCGTGCCGGAAATGATCAATGACAGTTGGTCGATGGACTTCATGCACGACCAGCTCAACGATGGTCGCAGATACCGGCTGCTGAATGTGATTGATGACTTCAACCGCGAAGGCCTTTGCATCGAAGTAGACTTCTCGCTTCCGACAGAGCGTGTTATACGGTCACTGGAGCAGATCATTGAGTGGCGGGGCAAACCGCGCTCTATTCGCTGTGACAACGGCCCTGAATACATCAGCGGCAAGCTGGCGAACTGGGCGAAAAACCAAGGCATTGTGTTGGCGTTTATCCAGCCCGGCAAGCCCCAGCAGAATGCCTATATCGAACGCTACAACCGAACGGTGCGTTACGATTGGCTGGCCCAGTATCTGTTCGACAGCACCGAAGAAGTCCAAGGTTATGCTACTCGCTGGCTCTGGCACTACAATCACGAACGACCCAATATGGGACTCGGAGGAATCACTCCTCAACAGAAGTTGGCCATGATGGCCTGAGGCCTACTTTTGAAGCCCTCTAAAAATGGGGGGATTACCGCAGCATGCGCCGCGCTTGCGGGCATTACTTATGCGCAGGCCAAAGCGACAGCCAATGCTTTGGGTATTTATGCCGAAGACACCGCGCTTTGGTCAGATACCGAGTATGTCCGTAGGTTGTTGTGTACTTTGGGTATCACGGCTGCGCCAACAGAGACGCCATTCGAGGCTTGGGTGACGCTTCCAGATAAGGCGTTGTTGGCCATCAAGTGGCGCACGGAGCAGGGCCGGCCTTTCTGGCATTGGGTGGTGTTTGTTAGAACTGAGCGGGATACTGTCGTTCTGGATTCCAAGAAAGCCTTGAAAACCAATATCCGTCGAGACTTTGGGCGTATCAAACCCAAGTGGTTCATTGGTGTAGATTAAGATGTAAGAGCTGCTATTGAGGGCTATTTTAAGAACTATTTTAAGGGCTACTTTAAGAGCTATGAACCAGCGTTTGGCTCTTGCTGGGTTCTGGCATTCTGCTCTGCCTGATCGAGCAGCACAGGGCCGCTACCTGAGTTAGCCAGTTTGTCGTCGGGGTTATAGAGTGGGCAGCTAGTCATGCTGAGGCAGCCACAGCCGATACATCCCGCTAGGTTATCGCGCAATTTTTGCAGGTAAGCAATTCGTCCATCCAGCATCTGCTGCCAGTTTTTTGAAAGCTGCTGCCAGTCTTCAACCGTTGGCGTGCGGTTATTCGGTAATGATTCAAAGGCCTGCTTTATTTCCTCCAGGCTGACGCCAACTCTCTGCGCTGCTTTTATCACCGAAATTCGCCTTAGCACTTCTGGTTTATAACGCCGCTGATTGCCTGCATTACGCCAGCTGTGGATCAGCCCTTGCTGCTCGTAAAAGTGCAGGGTGCTTACTTTAATGCCGCAGCGCTTGGCAACCTTACCAACACTCCAAATTGCTTCTGCCATTACTCACCTCATATTTTTGCCATTTTTTTTTCCACAAACCACTTTACCTCAACTTAAGTTGAGGTTTTACCCTGGCATCTCACATAGCGCAAGGAGTCTCGTATGTACTTAGAGCACGTTAATCTGGTGGTTACTGATATAGGTGCCATGCTGGATTTTTACCGGGCAGTTTTTCCACATTGGCGGGTGCGGGACGAAGGTCATGGCGAGTGGTATGGCAAACCGCGTAAATGGGTGCACTTTGGTGACGATGAAAATTACTTGGCGTTAAGCGATCACGGCGAAGGGGAGAACCGCGATTTGAAAGGTCACTCCGTTGGGCTGGCTCATTTTGCATATGTGGTCGATAACCTTGATGCCGTTGTCGCTAGGCTCAATAAAGTGGGCTACGCCATCGCCAAACCTGGCGCTATAGAGCCGTTTCGGAAAAATGTCTATTTTGTCGATCCGGCGGGTTTTGAAGTGGAGTTTGTCGAGTACCTAAGCGATATACCTGCCGAGCGAAATCTAAACCGCGATGCTCAGTAACCAGTAGTACAGTAACGGAAAGGGTCAGTGTAATGAACGTTGCCGTTGTGTTTCATTCTGCTTTGGGCAGTACTAAGCAACTCGCCCAGGCTGTCGCTGCTGGAGCGGCAGCACAGCCTAGTGCTGTATAAT includes the following:
- a CDS encoding peptidogalycan biosysnthesis protein, which encodes MLTPPVSTTTSLPPFGAVWVRWFNSISSLDHHEWDSLVEDSNFFNSYRWLQSLEYFSRPRSVLAAFGPGGLLAGCPIWEGQPDDPLFAPSHWFTELPGPWKEKFLWVGAYRSTHNELICGHGARHQEALALLLHELQNKANHDGLAGVLLPYMPLKRALYVASHHPDAQVLLHDAEASQHISPGGLDDTISSWKKHYRTRTRAEINAFHNQGNQIEWSPITPVLEEILVNLVAMNRSKHGATTGASWMRKVFMSQHQSNVIDHSIVALSRNKGKINAATIFYRFGNSLHARYFGSDYTEEKDDFRYFVLSYYAPLRYAPKHGLKTSHLSVSALDAKAKRGGCIEPLATVAILRKEKLADDLVKKHNFAVVDSHQNRFRKHLASEWFNDGII
- a CDS encoding class I SAM-dependent methyltransferase produces the protein MSQQFDELAALYEKMAEWPFRKYCEIPSTIEALGDISGLSILDFGCGSGFYTRLLKKHGAKEVVGYDISSGMISYARRREEKEQHGISYIDNKDSIPEKHFDIVLSVYTLPYAKNLAGLMELCGDMVRPIIPGGRLVTLPLHPNYALQTSYYRPYGFDLISSTTTPRTDETPLKLHLCQPPYDDFVTAYYWSSEALTNALEHAGVKNIEWQNFHVTDEGNEVHKSSFWEAYQTCPHSIILSGHKGV
- a CDS encoding lysophospholipase; amino-acid sequence: MLSIDQESVLSRVEIPALIVQGGSDKSVSPEAVAELIENLHDLGKFNIELMAYPEMDHGLSDSDGRPMTQDVAESIRGWLINTSDRWRD
- a CDS encoding DHCW motif cupin fold protein, with the protein product MNITDLPFGVTDWSEVKQTEHSGESGVAYWKTRNFGDIRVRMVEYSPGYLADHWCAKGHILLCLEGELHTELDDGRCFVLTPGSSYQVADNAELHRSSTKQGAKLFVVD
- the rlmF gene encoding 23S rRNA (adenine(1618)-N(6))-methyltransferase RlmF; translation: MNIPHRSEKSQARPVRKGLHPRNQHNQGYDFPALVTSHPALASHVKPNTHGDLSIDFADPLAVKTLNAALLNRYYNIVDWGIPEGALCPPIPGRADYIHYMADLLEIGPGLEQRSIKLLDIGTGANGIYPILACQIYGWQCVGSDINPQSLENVATIIANNPTLKERFTLRTQHDKNHIFEGIIQAGEFFDVSVCNPPFHASLDEALKGSRLKLNNLARSRGEQKVKNQSPTLNFGGLGAELWCKGGEQLFLKKLIRESKVYSTQCRWFTSLVSKTDNVKPAKKLIGKLGAVDIREIEMKQGNKITRVLAWTFT
- a CDS encoding IS3 family transposase (programmed frameshift), with product MKKSRFSDSQILSILKQAEGGAPVPELCREHGMSSATFYKWRAKFGGMDASMMARLKELEDENRRLKKMYAEERLKADILKEAIGKKVVKPSRRREMAQKAVNEKRISIRLACWMFSISETCYRYRAKLSSENTEIADWLIRLTHNQRNWGFGLCFLHLRNVKGFGWNHKRVYRIYRELELNLRIKPKKRLVREKPEPLAVPEMINDSWSMDFMHDQLNDGRRYRLLNVIDDFNREGLCIEVDFSLPTERVIRSLEQIIEWRGKPRSIRCDNGPEYISGKLANWAKNQGIVLAFIQPGKPQQNAYIERYNRTVRYDWLAQYLFDSTEEVQGYATRWLWHYNHERPNMGLGGITPQQKLAMMA
- the soxR gene encoding redox-sensitive transcriptional activator SoxR, which produces MAEAIWSVGKVAKRCGIKVSTLHFYEQQGLIHSWRNAGNQRRYKPEVLRRISVIKAAQRVGVSLEEIKQAFESLPNNRTPTVEDWQQLSKNWQQMLDGRIAYLQKLRDNLAGCIGCGCLSMTSCPLYNPDDKLANSGSGPVLLDQAEQNARTQQEPNAGS
- a CDS encoding VOC family protein, yielding MYLEHVNLVVTDIGAMLDFYRAVFPHWRVRDEGHGEWYGKPRKWVHFGDDENYLALSDHGEGENRDLKGHSVGLAHFAYVVDNLDAVVARLNKVGYAIAKPGAIEPFRKNVYFVDPAGFEVEFVEYLSDIPAERNLNRDAQ